From Zalophus californianus isolate mZalCal1 chromosome 16, mZalCal1.pri.v2, whole genome shotgun sequence, one genomic window encodes:
- the ALDH3A1 gene encoding aldehyde dehydrogenase, dimeric NADP-preferring — protein MSKISEVVQRARAAFNSGKTRPLQFRIQQLEAVRRMIKEHEKDIVGALTADLHKNEWNAYYEEVVYVLEEIEYMIKKLPEWAVDEPVEKTSQTQQDECYIHSEPLGVVLIIGTWNYPFTVTIQPMVGAIAAGNAVVIKPSELSENMANLLATMIPQYLDRDLYPVIDGGIPETTEVLKERFDHILYTGNTAVGKIIMTAAAKHLTPVTLGLGGKNPCYVDKDCDLDIACRRIAWGKFMNSGQSCVAPDYILCDPSIQNQIAEKLKKSLKDFYGEDAKKSRDYGRMINSQHFQRVMGLMEGQKVAYGGTGDAATRYIAPTILIDVDPQSQVMQEEIFGPVMPIVCVRSLEEAIQFISQREKPLALYVFSLNDKVIKKMIAETSSGGVTANDVVVHTSVHSLPYGGVGNSGMGSYHGKKSFETFSHRRSCLVRPLLNDESLKARYPPSLAKMTRH, from the exons ATGAGCAAAATCAGTGAGGTCGTGCAGCGGGCCAGAGCCGCGTTCAACTCGGGCAAGACCCGCCCGCTGCAGTTCCGGATCCAGCAGCTGGAGGCGGTGCGGCGCATGATCAAGGAGCATGAGAAGGACATCGTGGGCGCGCTGACCGCCGACCTCCACAAG AATGAATGGAATGCCTACTACGAAGAGGTGGTGTACGTCCTGGAAGAGATCGAGTACATGATAAAGAAGCTCCCCGAGTGGGCTGTGGACGAGCCCGTGGAGAAGACTTCCCAGACCCAGCAGGACGAGTGTTACATCCACTCGGAGCCCCTGGGTGTGGTCCTCATCATTGGCACCTGGAACTACCCCTTCACCGTCACCATCCAGCCCATGGTGGGCGCCATTGCTGCAG GGAATGCAGTGGTCATCAAGCCCTCGGAGCTGAGTGAGAACATGGCCAACCTGCTGGCCACCATGATCCCTCAGTACCTGGACAGG GACCTGTACCCGGTGATCGATGGGGGCATTCCCGAGACCACAGAGGTGCTCAAGGAGAGGTTTGACCACATCCTGTACACCGGGAATACCGCCGTGGGGAAGATCATCATGACGGCCGCAGCCAAGCACTTGACCCCCGTCAcgctggggctggggggaaagAACCCCTGCTATGTTGACAAAGACTGCGACCTGGACATTGCCTGCAG ACGCATCGCCTGGGGGAAATTCATGAACAGCGGCCAGAGCTGTGTGGCCCCTGACTACATCCTCTGTGACCCCTCCATCCAGAACCAAATTGCGGAGAAGCTCAAAAAGTCCCTGAAA GACTTCTATGGAGAGGATGCCAAGAAGTCCCGTGACTATGGAAGGATGATTAACTCCCAGCATTTCCAGAGGGTGATGGGCCTGATGGAGGGCCAGAAAGTCGCCTACGGAGGCACTGGGGACGCGGCCACCCGATACATAG CCCCCACCATCCTCATAGACGTGGACCCCCAGTCCCAGGTGATGCAGGAAGAGATCTTTGGGCCCGTGATGcccattgtgtgtgtgcgcaGCCTGGAGGAGGCCATCCAGTTCATCAGCCAACGCGAGAAGCCCCTGGCTCTCTACGTGTTCTCTCTAAACGACAAG GTGATTAAGAAGATGATTGCAGAGACATCGAGCGGTGGAGTGACAGCCAATGACGTTGTGGTCCACACCTCTGTGCACTCCCTGCCTTACGGGGGTGTGG ggAACAGTGGCATGGGCTCCTACCACGGCAAGAAGAGCTTTGAGACCTTCTCCCACCGCCGCTCCTGCCTGGTGAGGCCTCTGCTGAATGATGAGTCCCTCAAAGCCAGATACCCCCCGAGCCTGGCCAAG ATGACCCGTCACTGA